From one Cupriavidus sp. P-10 genomic stretch:
- a CDS encoding IS110 family transposase, translated as MRTDQTTGTEERVLAVSLELAAAKWKVALHDGHREKPAVHTVAQPQASARLQAVMELIEQHKDKWSLPAGVRVVISYEAGQDGFWICRALQARGIECYVIDPASIPVERHKRRAKTDRLDVIKLVISLRAWLRGERDRMHVVHVPSPQDEASRHLMRDRGQLQKEVLQHCDRMRKLLATFGCWDEVHHRHFAGRLARDEVKCHDGAPLPPEMRERLLRECDRLALAQQQLAALEKTRQASLPAPACQRRDNLARLKGIGEVGASRLALELFWREFGNRRQVGACTGLVPQPYDSGESQVDQGISKQGNRRVRALLIEMAWCWLRYQPDSALTRWFNERTQSTGPNRRARRIAIVAVARRLAIALWRYLKDGEIPEGARLKSA; from the coding sequence ATGCGTACAGATCAGACCACGGGTACCGAGGAGCGGGTGTTGGCGGTGTCGCTCGAACTGGCGGCCGCGAAGTGGAAAGTGGCGTTACACGACGGGCACCGCGAGAAGCCTGCGGTGCATACCGTCGCGCAGCCGCAAGCCTCAGCGCGTCTGCAGGCCGTCATGGAGCTAATCGAACAACACAAAGACAAGTGGTCGCTGCCAGCAGGTGTGCGCGTCGTCATAAGCTACGAGGCAGGCCAGGACGGGTTCTGGATCTGTCGCGCGCTTCAGGCACGCGGCATCGAGTGCTACGTCATCGATCCGGCCAGCATTCCGGTCGAACGCCACAAGCGGCGCGCGAAGACCGACCGGCTCGATGTCATCAAGCTGGTGATCAGCCTGCGCGCCTGGCTACGCGGCGAGCGCGACCGCATGCACGTCGTTCACGTGCCATCCCCGCAGGACGAAGCGTCGCGGCACCTGATGCGCGATCGCGGGCAACTGCAGAAGGAAGTGCTGCAGCACTGCGACCGCATGCGCAAACTGTTGGCCACCTTCGGCTGCTGGGATGAGGTGCATCACAGGCACTTCGCCGGCCGGCTCGCCCGTGACGAGGTGAAGTGTCACGACGGCGCGCCGTTGCCGCCCGAAATGCGCGAGCGGCTGCTGCGCGAGTGCGATCGGCTGGCGCTAGCGCAGCAGCAACTCGCGGCGCTGGAGAAGACGCGGCAGGCAAGCCTGCCCGCACCCGCGTGCCAGCGACGCGATAACCTGGCGCGCCTGAAAGGAATTGGCGAAGTGGGCGCGTCACGCCTCGCGCTCGAACTGTTCTGGAGGGAGTTCGGCAACCGGCGCCAAGTGGGTGCCTGTACGGGGCTGGTGCCCCAGCCTTACGACAGCGGCGAGAGCCAGGTCGACCAGGGCATTAGCAAACAGGGGAACCGACGAGTGCGCGCGTTACTGATCGAGATGGCATGGTGCTGGCTCCGCTACCAGCCCGACAGCGCACTCACGCGCTGGTTCAACGAGCGCACCCAGAGCACGGGACCAAACCGGCGCGCCCGGCGTATCGCGATCGTTGCAGTCGCACGGCGACTGGCCATTGCGCTGTGGCGCTATCTGAAAGACGGTGAGATTCCCGAAGGCGCACGGCTGAAGTCGGCATAG